In Methanobrevibacter sp., the DNA window ATATTGCATGTAAAATCTTCCACTACTATTTCCTTCTTTTAAAGATCCTCTAATACTAATCTTTTTAAAATAGTCTTCAGAAGGTTCTTCATGTTTATTGAGAACATATCTATCTGGAGGAAATACTTCTACTTTTTTATTTCCCATTTGAATAACTTCAAGTGGTTCATCAGTTTCTTCTATAGAATAAATATAATCGTCAATTGAAGTATTATCTTTTTTACGTTTATACTGAGTATATTTATTTCCTTTTTTATAGATTAAACAAAATTCTGTAACTTCATGGAAATCTTTATCTCCTTTAAGAATTCTGTTTTCATGACGTTGTTTTATTGTTAATGTAGTTAAGTAATTTGGTTCACCAAAAATTTCATTTAACAAGAATTTTAATGTACATAATTCATTCTCATCAATACTGACAAAAATAACCCCATCATCTGTTAATAAGTTTCTAGCTAATTTTAAACGGGGATACATCATATTTAACCATTTACTATGAAAACGTCCATCAGATTCTACATTACTTGTTAATAATTTACGTTCGGATGAATCTTCTGAATCTGAAACTTGACCAGAAGCAATCAAGTAATTTTGTAAATTATCAGAATAATCGTCTTCATAAATGAAATCATTACCGGTATTATATGGGGGATCAATATAGATACATTTAATTTTATTCATATATCCTTTTTGAAGTAGTTTGAGAACTTCTAAATTGTCTCCTTCAATATATAAATTATGAGTATTATTCCAATCTTCACTTTTCTCCTCAGAAGGTCTCAAAGTACCAGTAGATAGTTTCTGAGATTCTTTAATAGCTTTAGTTTTTCCAGGCCAAGTAAAATTATATTTTTCACGAGAATCCTCGACATGTACTCCTAATTCATCTTTTAATTTATCAAAATTAATTTTGCCCTCTGCAAATATTCCTGGAAATATTTCTTCAAGTTTAGATATATTTTCAGCTACGAGATCTTTACTCTTACCATCCAAATGTGTTTTTCTCATCTATTCACCTTTAAATTATTTATTTTTAATAATGTGAAAAATCTTTATTGAGTTTATTTTTATTAAACACAATTTATAATACTTTACCTATTTATTATAAACTTGAAATGGCTATTGATATAATTGAATCTGGTGAGCAGCAGAATATCATCCATGAAGAAAATATATAGTAGTACTTATAAATAATATAATAATGAAAACAATACTTTCACTCCAGAATTGTTTTCATAGGGAAATGGGTCATAAACACGTTAAATATTTAAAATTAACTTAAAGCTTAATTAGTACAGAAAATTGATAACTTATTTATAACGGATGGCTTATTTCCCTTCTATCCTTTAGTTTTCGTTTTTTAAAAGTAATTCCAACAACATAAAATCTTTTTCTAATTTTTTAAAAGTAGCTATTATATAGAGATATTTATATAACATAAATAATAAATTAAGTAATAGTAAAATATTAGTGGAGGACATATATAATGGCAGATTCTATTATCTTATTAGAAGAGCGTAAAGAAGTCACAACTTTCTTATTAGATGAAGGTGCGATTACTGCAACTACTGTAACAACTCCTACTGGGGAAACTCCTGGTTATGAGTATGCAGGCAATAAAATTAAAGTTGATGATGTCGTAACATTATCAGCTAACTCAGATATCGGAAAACCTACAGTTAAAAAATATACTGCAGCTGAAGGCGAAGTCATTTTAGGTATTGCAGTTAACGATCCAGTTACCATGACTGGAGGCAGAAGAAAAACTTCCATCCTTGTATTAGGTCATTTATTCAGATTGAAATTAGCTAGTGGTTTATCCAACATTGCCGTTAATGATCATATTGCTTTAACATCCACTGGAGCTATCAAATCAGATGACGGTGAATATATTGCAATGCACCCTGTAGCTAGTTCTGACGATTACAAATACATTGAAGTATTCAGACCATATGATATTGGCGCCACTGGTGAAAGTGGTCAAACATAAAGGTGATAATGAATGATTACAAAAGGAAATAATACTAAAGTTCAAAACGAGGTAATAGCTCAAACTATTACTGATGAAACTGCAAAAAGGTTAAAGTTGGCCAGATTGTTTCCTAAGCAAGAAATTAAAGAGAACTCAGATTATTATACTTACTTTAGACAAAACATTAATCTTGATGAAGCTATTAAAAAAGGATTGCTCGGTGAGGCCAAAGACATTGCCCCAGGTGCAAGCCTTCAAGAATTAAACATCCGTAAACCAGTAACAGACACTATCAGCATTGATACTGTTGGTGGAGTCTTAAATGTTAATAAGGATGTATTTGACTCAGATATTGTTTCATTTGAAGATTTATTAGGTGATGTAGCTACCGTTATTGCTAATCGTATTGAATACAACATTTACGATACAATAATCAGCTCACCAAACGTTCCTGCATACAATACCACCCAAACGGATGATACTATGGATGCCTTCGGTAAATTTGTCATCAAAGCACAGGAAGCATTCAAAGGCAACGCCGGTGCAGGTGCAGACCTAACAATAATGGCCGAATCATACAAGACCTTAAGCTATGTTAAACAATTAGCTTACGCATCCAACAAAATGGTACAGCCAGTAGAAGACATTAAAGAATACTACGGTATTGACAACATTGATCTCTTAGGAACTACACAAGCTGACGGTGGATCATTAATAGGCGATAAGGACTACATCGGTTTTGATCTCCGTAATGCACCGTTAACAGTATTGTACTCCAAATCATCCGGAACTACTGTTGCACCTATTACAAGTGATGAAAACATTGCAGACTTCTATCCTATCATTGAAATCATGCGTAAAGACATTTACGATGAGTTACCTCAATATACCAAATTATTTATACAATCAAAAGTAGGAATATTATTAAATAAACCAGGACTTGCTTTAAGAGGTACCTGCAGACCATAATTAGAGGTGAATGTTAATGTTAACTAAAGGAAATGATGCTAAAGTACAAAATGAAGTAATGGCACAGATTGTAGCTGACACTTCAGCCAAATGGATGAAATTCACCAGATTACTTCCAAAGCAAGAAATACAAGAGAATTCTCAATACTATACTTACATGTCACAGAGAGTCAATATCGAGGAAGCTATTCAGGCAGGCGTGCTTGGAGAGGCCAAAGACATTGCACCCGGCGCAACATTACAGGAATTAAATGTTCGTAAACCAATTAGCGAAACAGTCTCCATTGACACTATCGGCGGAGTATTAAACGTTTCCGCTCAGATGCTTGATTCCAATTTAATAAGTGTTAATGACATGTTACAGGATGTAGGTATCCTTATCGGTAGAAGTATTGAAAAAGCAGCTATTGACATGATAATGAATTCATCCAAAGTAACCACCTATGACTTTGAATCTGGTGACGATACTGGTATGACCATCCTTAAAGCTCAAGAGAAATTTAAAGAAGGTGCTGGAAGTTATGCCAACTTAAACTCAATGGCTGTTAGTTACAAATCTCTCACTACATTAAAATCTGACATATTCTCAAGTAACAGACAAGTTGAACCGGTAGAATTAATCAAAAGCTATTACGGCGTTGATAATATTGATATCCTTGGAACTGCTGTTTGTGATGGTGGTTCTGAGATGGGTGACAAAACATATATTGGTATGGACTACATTAACCCAGGAATGAAATTGTTATACTCCAGGACTACAGGAACAACCGTTGCACCTTTAGGACCTGACGGTGAAATGTACGATTTCTATCCATTAATCGAATTCATGCGCAAAGACATACGTGACGAATTGCCTATGTATACAAAACTATTCATACTTTCCTCCGTTGGTGTGTTAATGAACGCACCTAATAGAATAATCAAAGGACAATTCAGAGCATAGAGCCATAGTAAAAAATCTCCTAAATATATTCCTTTCGTTTGAGAGCGTGTAGGAACAAAAGAATATTAAATCTCAATAAAGATTATGTTCGTGGAGTTTTAATTGTTTTTCTTCACTGACATCTTCTGCTAAGAGTATTTAACTCCGAATCTTCAATAAGCTGGGAATCAGACCCTCTCCCAGCTTATCTATTTCTAAAAAAAATATATGTAATATTAATAGCTATAATATATACCAGAGGATATAAGATGAAATTATTTTTAGATAATAAAAATTCGTATGCAACAACAATAACAGTCAAAGGTAAAGAAATCAAATTGCTATTAATAGAATCAAGCATATTAATAGACAGCTCCCAAATCGCAACACTCTTCGACAGAAAAGAAAGAACAGTTGCAGCCAAAGTCCAGAAATCCAAACTGGAGAAATACGAAACCACCAACGTTAAGCTATTGAAAAGCTACGGCCTAATGAATCCAAATGCAGTCAAACCAAAACCATTCTACGATTTAAGACAAATCATGGAAGGACCTGGCCGATACTATTTCAAACAAGCTGACGAACTTGATCTCATAGACGTTATTGTTAATGTGGCCATTGGCAAACATCGTGAGTGGATCCATAACCGTGACATTGGTAAACTTTAATATTAACAAAGTTTAAATTAGTTAAACACGAATTATTAAATGGTGATTGAAATGTTAGATAAAATAAAATATATTTCACTTTTAATATCTGTGATAGGTACTGTATTTTCAGTATATGTTCTTTTCAAACATAATTTCGATACATCAAGCATTATACTATGTTTATTATGGATTATAATACTAGTTAAAGATGTAAGTTCCTTATTTAAATAAATTCTTTTTTATTCTTTATTTTCTGAACATTAACGGCAGCCATTATCAATTGAAAACTTATTTTTGAAACCCTTTCATATATATCACGGTTTAAATCCAGAATTGAATTTCAAAAACCCTTCCGTTAAAGTTAAAGTTGAATCAATAAATCGAAAGCTATTGATTGCACATATAGATTATCTCATACGGAACTTCACATATTCATTCTAGTAAGAGATATATTTTTCCAGTAATGAAATATCAAACGTTAATGTTAATGTCATAATCATCCAGCCATTACTTACTATTTCTCTATATACCTATTGCGACTCGTTTCACTCGTCGCAACCTGTCCAACTTCGTTGGACAGCTTATTTTTTAAATATCAAAATGTTTATATACATCGAATTACAGAGTAAGTATATACATTAATAATGTAATTACATTTATTAAGTAACTACATTAATTAATATCAAGGAGGAATTTAACATGGCTGACGACCAGGACAATTATGAAGCGTTAATTGAAAAACATGCTCAACGCCAAATGAACCTTAAAGAAGCAAAAGAAGATTACATTCAAGAAGAACAGACACCACGAAAACAGATAACAGTTAAAATATTCCCTAATACTCACAAAGCCTTAAAATTAATAGCAACTGCCAAAGACACCAGTTTAGAAAAGATTGCAACATCCATTATCGAAACTAAAACAAAAGACTTAGATATTGTTGAATATGTAAGAGAAGCAGTTGAAAACACTGAAGCATTTGAAGATGGCTTTGATTGGTTACATAGAGAAGACATTGACAATTCAGCTTATGATTTAAACGATAAGTTATTGAATAAAGGCAATCCACGAAAAAGAATCAATGTTAAAGTTGATTTAGAAACTCACAGAAAATTAAGGATAGTCTCAGCTATTCAAGACAGATCACTTGATAAGATTGTCTGCTCCATCATTGAATATGAAGTTGGAGAGAAAACTCATATTGACACATCCAAATTAATGGATGAAATACTAGAATCAATTAAAGATAAAGAATAGCTAACGTTAACGTTAGTGTTGGACTTGGAGATTAAATTAAAGTAACCTTATCCTTCGGAACATATTCTATTGTTTCGGTAGGTTCTTTTTCCACCTCTATCTCTTCAAGTTCAACAGGTTCTTTATCTTTAACAATAGTATTATGCCTACCACTTATTAAAGTGTTTACACGGGTTAATGACTTTGTATCTCCAAGTAAGTGATTATAATCTTTAGCTAATTCATTGTATTTCAATTTATTAGCATTTACTTCCTGAGTATAAGCTATTAGCATTTGTGCTTTTTCTTCAGTATGCTTAACTTCCATTTCAGATTTTTGTTTGGAAAGTTTCATGTCAACTTCAGCACTTAATTTATCTAATTCAAGTTTAGCATCTTTAACTTTATCTTTCAAGCTATCGATTTCTTCATAATGTTCTTTTGGAGGAATGTAATCTTTTAACATTGATAGAGATTCAACTTTTTCAGTTAATTCATCTATATGTGTTTGTTGCTTTTGGATGGTTTCTTTTAACTCTTTTTCTTTATTAACAAAACTGGACTGGAGTTCGTCCTTAGTTTCCTTATAGTTATCGTTAATGCCAATAATATTTTGATTCAGTAATTTATTGGTTTCGTTAATGTGAATATTTGCGGTCTTCAGCTGTTCGTTGTCTTTGATCAATTCTTCATTTCTGTTTGCAAGATCATCTGAAGATTCCATAAGATTTTCAAATGCATTCTTCCAATATTCAACTTCGCTCTCCTTGGTTTTCAATTCTTCTTTTAAAGTTTCAATATCATCTACGGATTCAACTTTAACATCCTTGGAGGATTCAAGTTCTTTAGCTAGTGAATCAACTCTTGTTACAAGTTCTTTAATTGTATTGTCCTTTTCTGAATTCTCATTGGTTAATTCAGTAATGGTTTTATCCTTTTCCTGAAGCTGTGCTTTTAAATCTTCAGCGTCAGTGTCAGTTGTTCCTTTAGCTATTATGCCTTCAAGTTCTTTTATTCTGGCTTTGTATTCATCTACATTGTCTAATTCTTTCATTACATCAAAGCGTTGCTCTTCTGATAAAACATAGACTTTTTCGCCAACATCAAAAATAGTATTGCTGAATCCTATCCTGTTTGCATTTGCAGTATTTTTCTTTACTTCAAATTCCAGGCCGATTCCTTTATCACTTTTTTCAAGAGTTTTTTCATCCATCCATTTTCACTCCAAATCCTTAACATACATATCTTTATAACAACTATATTTTATAGCTATTGCAATTAATTGCAATTTTATTGCAACAAAAATTGCAACAGTTGCAACTGGAATTGCAACTCGATTTTGAAAATTGCAACTTTTGAACAATGTTGAATACTGTTTAATTTGGCCCCTATTCGGAAAAATAGAAACGACAATTGCAGTTTTTGGGGGTAGGTTGTTTGCTTGCAGGAAGGTGCAAGTATTGTAATACATATATCGTAATATATACATTTCCTTGGTATGCCAGAAAACCCACCCCAGACGGGTGTTTTTGGACATCCATATGTCCCAGTAGCTGTTCGCCACTTTCGTAATATACTACAATAATCTATATACATTCGTGTAAACATTCACAATTGCAACTGTTGCAACTTTTAAATACTGAATTGCAACTTGCATTAAAATGGGGTCAAAAACGGATATGCGGGGTTTTTCGATTTTTGGAATTGCAATTAATTGCAATAAAATTGCAATTCTTAGGGGGAAAATTGCAACTAAATTGCAATTTCTCATTGACGTTAAATTTAACATTCTTAAAATTACACTTGTTCAGTTATCATTAACTTTTTTAATAAAATATTGAACAAACTAATAATTAAAAATTGCAATTAATTGCAACTCTGATTCTGGTTTTCAGGGTGAAAATTTCAGGAGTTGCAACTGAGTTGCAATAAAGTTGCAACAAAATTGCAATAGTTGCAACTGGAATTGCAACACCAAAAAATGTCATGATATATAGACTAACTAATACAAAAACTAACAATTGAAGTAATAAAATATTGTATTACAAAAAATAGTTACACTATATAAAATTAATAATACTATGATATATAAATAATATAATATGTCAAGTAATAGTATAAGCTGGACTCATTTTTGCCAGGGCATGAACTCAATATGTTACTGGCTCATCCAGAACAAAAAGAAATATAAGAAACGTGACTACTACCAAATACTAAAACTGAAAGGTAGTTGTGCAGATGTTGAAAAGAAAGCAAAGAAACTAGGAAACAATAAGCTAGTGGCAATGTATACAATGGCGGTGATTAAAGACAATAAGTCATTGGATTTCCTTCCAAACTACGTGACATTAAAAAACGGCCTTCAGATAGATAAAGCTGAATACATTGACATGGCCATAAGGACAGAAGCATATATCAAGGCCAATGGAAGATTACCTGCAATAGTATATAGGAAATCAACATTACCGGACTATAAAGACACTACAATGAATTTCTTTATCAAGATATTTAATTTCAAAGGAAATACCATTGATGAGGCTTTAGCTATTATATCAAAGAAGAAATTATATAGCAAATACTTCGATTCACAAAAAACAGATAAACAAACAATCAATGACGGTAGTAAAGGCAAAGGCTCCAACTGTGTAGACTGGGGACAAGTATATTACCGCATAGCAAAATCACTAGGCTATGACGTGCAGTTTGTCCATGTTAAATGTCGTGTCAGTGGTACTGGCCATATCAGATTAAGACTGAGACATAAGAAACATACTTCAGGAAACTGGATCAACCGTGACCCTGCAGCAGTAGCAGATACAACTTCAGGAAATGTTAGATCCATCTGGTGTGAAGACGGATACCTTATAGCATATGATCCATCATGGATATTTACAGATTTATATTCAAGTTAGAGGTGATAATATGAATTGCGGCGAGGCAATTGAAGAATTAAAAAAATTCCCAAAGGATAAACCATTAATGATAATGGGATGGTATAGTATTGCAGAAACAGATGACCCTGAAGACATTAACAGTATATGTTATCTCAAAGAAGTAGACATAGATACTTTAGAAGTCACAGGTGAAATACAAGACTTTGTAGCTATTGTTACTGATAAATACCATGAAATAGCAAGTGAATTTCCATAATAACATTAACGGTTGGGTTCAGCTATTCAAAACTTAATTTTGAAATGCTTTGATATATATCAAGGTTGGAAACTAAATTACATTTGGAAAACACGGTCGTTAATGTTAATGTCAGTTAATTAAATCCAAACAAAAAGAATTATAATAATTTTATTAACCAATAGTTTCATATTTTTAATGGTTGTAAAAATTTAAAAAAATAGTGTAAAAGGGAATTAACTCCCTTTATTTAATTTTAATTTTAAAAGTAATAGTTTTAAAAGCAGATGCTTTATAATTAGCATTACCATTTGCTTTGATTTTTACTTTCACTTTGTAAGTTCCTTTTTTAAGACCTTTTTTGATTGTGACTTTACCAGTTTTTTTGTTGATGGTGATTTTCTTGTTTCCTTTAACTTTTTTGTAGGTTAATGTTCCTTGGCCTTTTTTAGTGAACTTGACTACTTTTGTAACCTTAAGTTTCTGGGCTTTCTTTTTAAGTTTTGAAAATTTGACTTTAACAGTTTTAGCTTTAACTTTCAAAGGATTTGCAGCTTTATTAATCTTAAAGGTTACTTTTGCAGTTCCAGTGTAAGCACCGATTCCGGTAACAGTAACCGTATATGTTCCTGCTTTTTTAGGGGAATCAGCAGACCATTGAAGAGTATAGTCAACACCTTCTTTAAGGATTAAACCGTTGATTACAGTAACTGTTGGTTTTTGAACTTTAGCATTATATGTGAAAGTGTTTTTGGATAATACTACTTTAACGTTAGCTACGTTTACTACATTACTTGAGTATTCAGCTTCAAGTATAACAGAACCAATCCATTTTGTACCATAGTCACCACCAATATATGTAAATCCATCATTCATGGAATACTGAATGAGGTAATCAGAGCCCTCATAAAGAGATTCATGCCAATCATATGTCCTATGGTCATATCTTGAATCAGCTGTGAAGTTTGAAACTGTTTGATTTTTGACTGTGATTTCTTTGCTGCCGGCCTGTATTTGAGCAATAGTTAAAAGTTGATTGATTGCAACATCATGCAAATTTGCACCTTCTTTAGCAGTAGCATTTGTCATACTGGATTTTGCTGGACCAACAGTAATGTTTTTTACAATTACCTCACCGGAACCTGTATCGGTTAATATTAAGATACAATATATGGATGTTTCGCTTAAGTCCAATGCATAATCACGAATTTTACCATTTCCATTTCCCAATTCTTCATCTAATTTCCAAACAGTTTTGATAACAATATTATCTGTTACTGTGATGTTTTCACCAGGCTGCTTTATTGCATCCCCTACATTCCATCCGTAGAAAATACGATACTCTTTTGTAAATCCGCATTCCGGTAGTGTGTAGTTAGTATTGTTTGCAACACTTGTATTAGCCATTATGCCTTCACCGCCGGTTGCATTGAAACTTATGATGCGGTCGCTGCTTGCATATTGCGCTTCAACTGTTATATTAGTACGCCACCATGTGCCATAGTATCCACCAACTAAAAGATACTTTTCAGATACAGTACCATCAGGTTCCATCCAAGTATATTCCCTATTATCATAACGGCTGAAACTATCTGGAACATCCAGATATTGATTTGTGATGGTGATTTCTCTTCCACCTGATTCAATTTTAGCAATATTCAAAAGCTGTTTTACAGTTTCATTAACAGTGTCATTTAACTCAAAAGCATAAGGATCGGTCATATTAGCTTTTGCTGTAAGAGTAATGTTTTTTCTAACTACATCTCCGGTGTCAATATCAGTCAATATTAGTGTACCATTTACATCTGTCACACTGTCATCAGTGGAATTGTCAATTATCGGTGCTTTGTTTAACTTATTATCATCGATTTCCTTAGTCTGGATATCCGTTTGCTCAACAGAAACTATCTCATCGTCCAAGTCTTGAGATAACTCTTCACTATTGTCTGATGTCAGTGTGCCATTGGTATCTTCAGCAGCACTGACAGCACCTATTGTTAAAATAGCCAGTAACAGTAAAGTCACTAACATTAGCTTTTTGTATTTCATTTAAAAAATCTCCTTTAAAAAATAATATAAGGGAAAAATAATCCCTTATTTGATTACAATTTTAAAGGTAACAGTCTTGTAAGCGGATGCCTTATAGTTGGTGTTGCCTTTAGCTTTGATTTTTACTTTCACTTTGTAAGTTCCTTTCTTAAGGCCTTTTGCAACAGTGACCTTTCCGGTTTTCTTGTTGATGGTAATCTTTTTGTTGCCGCTCACTTTAGCATAAGTCAATGTTCCTTGGCCTTTTTTGGAAAATGTCACAACTTTAGATACCGCAAGAGCCTGTGCTTTCTTTTTAACTGCTGAAAATTTAACTTTAACTGTTTTTGCTTTGACAGCTAAAGGATTTGCAGCCTTGTTAATTTTAAATGTTTTTTTAGCAGTGCCAACGTATGCACCAATTCCAGTGACTGTAACAGTATAGGTTCCAACGTTTTTAGGAGAAGCAGTTGACCATTTGAGAGTGTAATCAACACCTTCTTTTAAAACAGCACCGTTTGATAAAATAACAGTTGGCTTTTGGACTTTGCCGTTGTATGTGAAAGCTGTTTTGGACAATGCCACATTCACTGTTGAAATATCGGTTGGTGCTGTAACATTACCATCACCAACAGTTACAGTGAATGAATTTGAGTAGAAAAGATCACTTTCACCCAAACCGTCAAATGATACTCCAAGAACATGTTTGCCTATTGCAAGATTTGAAAAAGTGTACTGTACAGTACCATTTGCCAGTGAATAATACTTGACCGGAGTTGCATCTCTGATAAAGTCAATTCCACCAACTTTAGGACCGGTTACCTTAATGGTGACTGAATCGCCCACACCAATCACGCTTGCAGATATGCTTGATGTAAACTGATTGGAGTTTTCACTGGCATAGATACCGAACATTTGTGACTTATAGTTTCCATCTATAGTGTAATTTACGTAAAATACGTTGCCTCCTGCGGTTTTTAGGGCAGGAAGTGGAATAACTGTTGAATCACCATTAATAACATATGTTCCGATTAGAGTGCCTGGAACATATCCTCCATTTGACTCATCGCGAACTGCATTATATAAGTTTACACTACCTGTTGATTTGGATGTGGCTTTGAAAACCATACATGATGACTCACCAACAGCCAACTCATAAGGGGCAACGAAATACGGTTCAAAGATAAAAGAAACTACTGATTCTTCAGTGACATCATTATATGTAAGCTTAACAGTGTGGTTTCCAAGGAAATCTCCAATGTCAAAACCTACCAAATCAGTGTCATAAATAAAGAGATAATCACGTTGTCCATCAAGTTTTTTGTTGTAAAACTCTTTACCGTCAATGGAAAGTGTAACTGTACCTGTTAGATTGGTGTCATCACTGATGTAAGCAAGATATATCAAATAAGAACTGAAATCAACTTCTTTTGGCAATTCTATATATAGTCCAGATTCATGTGATGATGTTTCAATATCATAATCCAAATCAAATTCAACGATTTCCAGTGTTTTTCCGGAGGTGGTGTTGAATTCAAATGTAAGATCATATACTCCTTTTTCATTATAAAAACTCAAATCTGAATCATATACGGCAATATCATCTCCTTTTGAAAGTGAAGCAACATAATCCTGATTGCCGTTGACATAAACTATCAGATTTCCGTCTAAAGGACAGTCATCTATAGAGAAAATTTCAGTATCTGTTATTGATGTATAATCCATATAAGACTTTTTGCCGTAAAATGAATCGACATCATAATTCAGGTCAAACTCGCTAATTTTGAATGCTTTTCCATAGGTAGTGTTGAATTTGACTAAAATATCATATTCTCCATTAACACCATAAAAACTTAAATCAGAATCCATTATGGAAACAT includes these proteins:
- a CDS encoding site-specific DNA-methyltransferase, coding for MRKTHLDGKSKDLVAENISKLEEIFPGIFAEGKINFDKLKDELGVHVEDSREKYNFTWPGKTKAIKESQKLSTGTLRPSEEKSEDWNNTHNLYIEGDNLEVLKLLQKGYMNKIKCIYIDPPYNTGNDFIYEDDYSDNLQNYLIASGQVSDSEDSSERKLLTSNVESDGRFHSKWLNMMYPRLKLARNLLTDDGVIFVSIDENELCTLKFLLNEIFGEPNYLTTLTIKQRHENRILKGDKDFHEVTEFCLIYKKGNKYTQYKRKKDNTSIDDYIYSIEETDEPLEVIQMGNKKVEVFPPDRYVLNKHEEPSEDYFKKISIRGSLKEGNSSGRFYMQYLNNIPENYGWIYKVPDMGNDKSDFRYFMKPPSEKIVNGSYFQGVPLDKEDYIEIPYPNFLDLVDTFNNVGYEGEIPFRNGKKPIEFIKHLFELAGLKDDPDALVLDFFSGSGSLGHALMEYNNEDDGNRRFILVQIPEECTEKDEAYVQYNLKDICELAQERLRRSGNKIVEESGNKDLDIGFKVFELASSNLEKWDPDYERVEDCLIENQIKEGRSDNDLIYELMLKYGVDLTSPIKKHEHVYSTDSGKLIICLDEIITKEIADEILDIINDPSDSRVVLKDTALNDEDKSNIKQILKDNNIKKVITL
- a CDS encoding MBG domain-containing protein, whose translation is MKYKKLMLVTLLLLAILTIGAVSAAEDTNGTLTSDNSEELSQDLDDEIVSVEQTDIQTKEIDDNKLNKAPIIDNSTDDSVTDVNGTLILTDIDTGDVVRKNITLTAKANMTDPYAFELNDTVNETVKQLLNIAKIESGGREITITNQYLDVPDSFSRYDNREYTWMEPDGTVSEKYLLVGGYYGTWWRTNITVEAQYASSDRIISFNATGGEGIMANTSVANNTNYTLPECGFTKEYRIFYGWNVGDAIKQPGENITVTDNIVIKTVWKLDEELGNGNGKIRDYALDLSETSIYCILILTDTGSGEVIVKNITVGPAKSSMTNATAKEGANLHDVAINQLLTIAQIQAGSKEITVKNQTVSNFTADSRYDHRTYDWHESLYEGSDYLIQYSMNDGFTYIGGDYGTKWIGSVILEAEYSSNVVNVANVKVVLSKNTFTYNAKVQKPTVTVINGLILKEGVDYTLQWSADSPKKAGTYTVTVTGIGAYTGTAKVTFKINKAANPLKVKAKTVKVKFSKLKKKAQKLKVTKVVKFTKKGQGTLTYKKVKGNKKITINKKTGKVTIKKGLKKGTYKVKVKIKANGNANYKASAFKTITFKIKIK
- a CDS encoding MBG domain-containing protein, yielding MKYKKLMLVTLLLLAILTIGAVSASEDTTVSDDADELSQSFDEVLAVEDSQEDLTENPSEEIIANDDADDALSYDASDFNVKINESMDLADEYPAVTFDVPSDAEGQIRVQTNYTDYNLGFDLEYFTEPQLTLDDLHISSAGSYFINVTFVTTDYEEIYLASGTIDVTGTVSLSDFNGKISHMMSTSSTDDEIIEIEGCPADGSIIVFVNGNPDFSKSVSAGEDVSIMDSDLSFYGVNGEYDILVKFNTTYGKAFKISEFDLNYDVDSFYGKKSYMDYTSITDTEIFSIDDCPLDGNLIVYVNGNQDYVASLSKGDDIAVYDSDLSFYNEKGVYDLTFEFNTTSGKTLEIVEFDLDYDIETSSHESGLYIELPKEVDFSSYLIYLAYISDDTNLTGTVTLSIDGKEFYNKKLDGQRDYLFIYDTDLVGFDIGDFLGNHTVKLTYNDVTEESVVSFIFEPYFVAPYELAVGESSCMVFKATSKSTGSVNLYNAVRDESNGGYVPGTLIGTYVINGDSTVIPLPALKTAGGNVFYVNYTIDGNYKSQMFGIYASENSNQFTSSISASVIGVGDSVTIKVTGPKVGGIDFIRDATPVKYYSLANGTVQYTFSNLAIGKHVLGVSFDGLGESDLFYSNSFTVTVGDGNVTAPTDISTVNVALSKTAFTYNGKVQKPTVILSNGAVLKEGVDYTLKWSTASPKNVGTYTVTVTGIGAYVGTAKKTFKINKAANPLAVKAKTVKVKFSAVKKKAQALAVSKVVTFSKKGQGTLTYAKVSGNKKITINKKTGKVTVAKGLKKGTYKVKVKIKAKGNTNYKASAYKTVTFKIVIK